ACACAACTATCACGAAACGCACCGTTGTTTCGGTCAGATGACACTCCGTGCTGTTCATCCAACATACGGCGTGCAGCCTTGGGTTGGTTTCAGCCAGCAGGCCATGTTATTGCCGTTTCTGGATCAAGCGAATATCTATAATTCCTTCGACTTCGGCAATAACTGTGAGGAATCCCCTAACACAGATAATAGAAATGCCGGTATTGGTGTATTTCATTGCCCTTCTGACCCAAGATATACGAACTATGGTGAAGGTCATCTGAACTATTATATGTCAGCTGGTCCCTGCCTGGGTTGGAATGTCACTGTTGGATCTCAAGAAGGATTCACGCGTTATTCTCTGGTGACACGTGTTGCTGATCTTCTGGACGGTGCCTCCAACATCGTGGCCATGAGTGAAAGAATTGTCGGAACCAACAATAGTTCTGCTTTCAAACGGACCGGCGATGTGCGCCGTAGTGTGCCTTATGGTGGATCTGGTGGTAACAATGCAACCTATCCTTCAAAATCAGATCTGGATACTCACGGCACTGCCTGTGCAGCTGCCTCTGCGTTTTACGTTCATCGCGGCTCACGCTGGATGAGAGCGGACGAGTGCTGGTTCAATACCTGGAATACTCCGAACTCACCTAATGATGACTGCAGTACCGGAAACGGTGGTCATGCGGGTGGTGATGCACCATCAAACCAGGCAGCACGCAGTCGTCATACCGGCGGTGTGCATGCTT
This window of the Gimesia fumaroli genome carries:
- a CDS encoding DUF1559 domain-containing protein gives rise to the protein MKILRRRRAFTLIELLVVIAIIAILIALLLPAVQQAREAARRSQCKNNLKQFGLALHNYHETHRCFGQMTLRAVHPTYGVQPWVGFSQQAMLLPFLDQANIYNSFDFGNNCEESPNTDNRNAGIGVFHCPSDPRYTNYGEGHLNYYMSAGPCLGWNVTVGSQEGFTRYSLVTRVADLLDGASNIVAMSERIVGTNNSSAFKRTGDVRRSVPYGGSGGNNATYPSKSDLDTHGTACAAASAFYVHRGSRWMRADECWFNTWNTPNSPNDDCSTGNGGHAGGDAPSNQAARSRHTGGVHALMADGSVHFVSENIDLLKWQQLGGIADGAAVSINE